One Brassica oleracea var. oleracea cultivar TO1000 chromosome C7, BOL, whole genome shotgun sequence genomic window carries:
- the LOC106305179 gene encoding LOW QUALITY PROTEIN: DEAD-box ATP-dependent RNA helicase 42 (The sequence of the model RefSeq protein was modified relative to this genomic sequence to represent the inferred CDS: substituted 1 base at 1 genomic stop codon) has product MVLEYSSNHKSHHHHHHRDSMKEFQVSYVTEELMQVFEHADLRRKKSEKMGRREAAKEKKDVDKEAEXFIKFEHSKFCKWMT; this is encoded by the coding sequence ATGGTACTTGAATACTCCTCCAACCACAAATCTCATCACCATCATCATCACCGAGACTCAATGAAGGAGTTCCAAGTTTCCTATGTAACTGAAGAACTGATGCAGGTCTTCGAACATGCAGATTTGAGGAGGAAGAAGAGCGAGAAGATGGGTAGGAGAGAGGCTGCGAAAGAAAAAAAGGATGTTGACAAGGAAGCAGAGTAGTTCATCAAGTTTGAGCATAGCAAGTTCTGTAAGTGGATGACTTAG